A DNA window from Choristoneura fumiferana chromosome 24, NRCan_CFum_1, whole genome shotgun sequence contains the following coding sequences:
- the LOC141441762 gene encoding cathepsin B-like cysteine proteinase 2, giving the protein MTVYHDFFHYRDGIYRRSRYGDNQLQGLHSVRIVGWGEDHRDKYWIVANSWGTQWGEDGYFRIARGSNESGIESFVVAALSDVIMANART; this is encoded by the exons ATGACTGTTTACCATGACTTCTTCCACTACCGCGATGGCATCTACCGCCGCAGCCGGTATGGCGACAACCAGCTCCAAGGACTCCATAGCGTGAGGATCGTCGGCTGGGGAGAGGACCATAGAGACAAATATTGG ATCGTAGCCAACAGCTGGGGCACGCAGTGGGGTGAAGACGGTTACTTCCGTATCGCTCGCGGCTCCAACGAATCCGGCATCGAATCCTTCGTGGTGGCAGCACTGAGTGACGTCATCATGGCCAACGCCAGGACATAA